Proteins from a genomic interval of Thermoanaerobacterium thermosaccharolyticum DSM 571:
- the rpsI gene encoding 30S ribosomal protein S9 produces MATIQFFGTGRRKTSVARVRLMQGKGNIIINGRPLDEYFGLDTLKYTVKQPLILTENIDKFDVIAKVEGGGLSGQAGAIRLGITRALMKADNELRPILKKAGFVTRDPRMKERKKYGLKKARKAPQFSKR; encoded by the coding sequence ATGGCTACGATCCAATTTTTTGGTACAGGCAGAAGGAAAACTTCTGTTGCACGTGTTAGATTAATGCAGGGGAAAGGCAACATAATAATAAATGGGAGACCACTTGATGAGTATTTTGGATTAGATACTTTGAAGTATACAGTTAAACAACCGCTTATACTGACTGAAAATATTGATAAGTTTGATGTGATTGCAAAAGTTGAGGGTGGTGGCTTATCAGGCCAAGCTGGTGCTATAAGATTAGGCATTACTAGAGCATTAATGAAAGCTGACAATGAATTAAGGCCAATTCTTAAGAAAGCTGGTTTTGTGACAAGAGATCCAAGAATGAAAGAAAGAAAGAAATACGGTCTCAAAAAAGCAAGAAAAGCACCGCAATTTTCTAAGAGATAA